A stretch of DNA from Planococcus antarcticus DSM 14505:
TGATTCCTAAGACCCTCCAAGTTATGATTTTAGTATTAGTTTATCGACAAATATTCATGATCTTTCAGTCTTACTACTGTTTCATTTTTGTCTAATTCAAATCTTTTTATCCGTTGTTCTATCGTTCTTCCTATCCCATCCGGAAATAAATCTTCCCGATCATAATGGGGAAACAGCAGCTTTTCCGTGAGGCCTAAAGCATTAAAATCGGCCAGTTTCAACGTATTCAATTCCGGTTTGAAAAAACCTGCAACTTCTATAGACCCCCCAAGAACCATTGCACCAGCACTGGCGCCGACAAATACTGTTTTCTGTTGAGCGAGTTCGTTCATGATTTCGGAGCCGCCGCTTTTCTTTAGCCAATAAAGCAGTTGAAAGGGATTTCCTCCATTGAGAAAAACGGCATCATAACTACCAAGAGCTTTTGGACTTTCGTATTCGAAATCAAAAAAGGTAACATGGACAACTCCCATTTCAATCAAATCCTGTTTTGCTTTGACCGCAGATTTGCTTGCTTCTTTCTCTGGAGATGCGGTTGTAATGATTACTGCTTTAATCGCTGATGCAGGTTTGGGCAAAAGCATTAAAAACTTTTGTTTTATTTGTTCAGTCCCAAATCCGTTAGAAGTCAGCAAGATTCTGCACATGGATAGTCTCCTCTTTTCTACTATATTGTTTCGCAAAGCCATGCCAGGCTAAACATATCTTCTGCATGCCTGCTTTAGAACTGGAACAAAAGACAAAACATGAAAAATGCCTCCGCACTTTTTTAGAACGCTTCGGAATATTGCTTTTTCAATTTGTCTTTTAGGCTTTCCAGCATGTATAGATTATACACCCGTTCCTCTCACTCAATAATTGACGATATCCTGCCAGCGGCTCATCAGATTTGATTTTCTCGTAATGGGTAACGAGGTCTTCTTCAACATGATCGAATTCACTTTCCTACAGCGAAACCTTAGGATCGATGAACAGGTAAACTTCAGCAAGAAGCAATAAATCTTCAATGAGAAATTCTTCCGTGCCTTCCGCAATTTTCTTGTTCAGCAAATCTTCCGCTTATCCGAATTTCCCTTAAGCCAATTGAGCATCCACCAGTATCCATTCGGCGGCGTCTCCATCGTAAATGTCTCCTGCTTTTTTATAGCCACTTTTGTTTTTTGGCTGCTGCATAGTTTTTCTTATCCAACTGCTCATAAGCTTGGTTAAACCAGTCATGCAGCTGATCTTATTGCACAATCATTTGTTCAAGGAAAGTTGCCTTGTATTCCTCAATTCCTATGCAAATCGAATATTCCGTTTTTTTACAGTATATGTTTGTTGATCTGGACATCAATAAGTCCGGGATTATGTCCTGTCCATGTGCCTCCACCAGAGATTCTACAGTCAAAAAGCTTTGCGCATAAGAATCATATACATCTGTAGCAGAAGTGTCAAAGTCCTGCTGGCTGTCGAGGTCATGGAAATCGATTAGTCTAATGTCTCCCAAGTTATACCACCCACTGGATTCACTGGTAAAGTAATCGGCAATGCCTTCTTCAAACCAGGAAGGCATTCGTGTGATCAACAAGCTGTGCTGATTGGAGAAAATATGACTTTGATAACGGGAATTTTCATGCACCAAGATCATCTTCCAATTTCCATCTGTCGGAACCAAATGGAACATCCCAAAAATCATCGGCCCGATAATAAACCCTCGATTCAATATGAGGAACTATATCAGATATGAGTGTACAGCAAGTAAGAAAAATTATTTAACTGGACCTTTCATTTAAAACTCCGATAAGTTTGGTAGGGAAAGAAAAACAGACATTATCAAGCGGTTTATTAATTCAATAAATAGTCTTTTAACAGTAATCAGCTTATTTTCCAACGAACTTTAACGCTTGTGCTGGATGACAGACATTCTTCAATATTGATGCAAAAAAAGGACTGCCCTAAAGTCCTGTTTCATGACTTTTAAAGGCAATCCTTTTTAATTTCATTTATCGTTGTTTCGTAAACTCACTTTAATTACTGTTTACGTGTACGAACCGCAACAACAGTCGTAAGCGCTGCAAGCATCAAACCAGCCAATACCCACATGAATGGGAATGATCCGGTGTCTGCTGTTCCACCCATGCCTGTTTTCGGCATTTCAGATGGCATTTCCGTTGCGCCAAATTCTTCTGGGAATTGGTCTACGATCGCGGCGGATAAGCCCGCTGCCGGCATTTGCATGTGGGCATACGCTTCACGAATCGAACTATACGCGGTTTCGTAATCGCCTGCAACATATGAGTCAAATGCCGTCAGTAGCTGTTCCACATGTGCCGTTAAGCCTTCTTCTAAGGCATCAGCCGGAACGCGTCCTTCTGTCGCTGAATCCAAGAAGGCCGCCTGGTCTAGGATGTACTGATCCAGTTCCGCACGTGCTTGTTCTTGCCCTTCTGCATTTTCTTCACCGGTCGCCACTACGTAATCGACAAAGTAGCCAATGTGCGACTTCCAGGTTTCTTCAAATTGGGCACCGGCTTCTTCGCCGTAGACCGAACCAACAGCGGCCGACAAGTCATCGGCATTGGCCAGCAACGCGGCGGATGCTTGGTCAAAACTTTCAGCGCCATCGGCACCGTCTTGCATCGCCATTGCGGCAAGTCCTGCATGCTCCGTGAACGTCGTGTTCAGTGTCGCACGCAAATCAATGGCAGGTGTATCGGGATTGGTATTTTCGAACTTCTCTGGGAACTGTGTCGTGATGGCAATCGACAAGCTTTCTGCAAACATGCTCATGTGTTGAATCGATTCCCGTTCAAGCGAGTACGCTTGTTCAAAATCACCCGCAACATAGGCATCAAACGCCATAATTAATTGATCCACGTGCACGTCCAAACCTTCTTGAACCGCTGCGGCTGGCAATAGTCCGTCCGTGGCCGTATCAAAGAACTTCGACTGTTCCACTTTGTATTCTTCCAATTCGGCTAGAGCTTGGTCTTTGCCTTCTTGGTTGTCTTCAGCGGTCGCTGTGACATAATCCACGAAATACCCAATGTGTGATTTCCATATTTCGTCAAACTGTGCAGCGCCTTCGTCGCCGTAAACGGAACCGACGGCAGCTGACAGGTCATCGGCGTTGGCCAATAATGCACCCGACGCTTGGTCAAAATCTTCCGCGCCATCGACGCCTTTTCTCATCGCTTCGACTGCCAAGAAGGCATGTTCGGTTAAGGTCGTATCGAGTGCGATGCGCAGTTCTGCAGCAGGTGTCATCGTGCTTGCTTCCATAGCAGATTCGCTTGTTGGCGTTGAGTGGCCGTGGCTGTCTGCCAGTGCCGCCGTTGGTACGAGTAGAGATAGGCTGAGTGGTAAGGCTAAAAGAACTTTGTTTAATTTCATTTCAATCTCTCCTTTTTTTTAGATTCTATAGACATAACGGAGAGCGCTCTCATTTAGATCACAATAATTTTTTAAAAAAAAAAAAAACTGACCGCAACAGCGGCCAGTTAAATCTCAGAACTCAATACAATTTCTCCTTCAGGCGTTTCATTCCCTGTCTCGGGCTCCAGCGTAATGGCGATCGTATCCCATTCCTCTGTATTTTCTTCCAGCTGATAATAGCTTGCCCCTTCACCGTTCGGATTGGGCGAAAATGCGCCTGCTGGTATCGGTTGGCCGTCCTTGATCAGCCATACCTGATAAACTTGGCTGGCATCTAGTTCGGCCAATTGATCAGCTTGTACGACCAGATTCAACAAACCTTCCTCTTCTATCAGCGCTGCAGTAGCAGTTCCTGAAAATGTTTCGTTCGGCTGCAGTTCGAATGATTTAATGGCCGTTTCCAGTGCATCGTCTTGATCTGACAATTGCTGGAAAGCGTAGCCATTGCCCAAGAGCGACACCAGGAGCACAGCCGCAATAAGCGGTTTCCAGATATTCGCCTTACTTTTCTTTTTGTGCAACGGTATCGGTGACATTGTTGGTTTTAATGCTGCGGGCGGATTGTTCTGTTCCGGTATTTCTTCAAAGACATTGGACAGGATCCGTACTTTCATATCTGCTGGCGGTTCCACTGGATCTGCAAGATAAGGGAGCTCGCCAGTCACTTCTATCATTTCCTGACATTCTGTGCATGTTTTCAAATGTTGTTCAAATTGCTGGATTTCATCTGCCGACAGCGTTCCATTCAGATAATCTACTAAACGGTCACAATCCATATTAGTCATCATAAGCCCCCCTTTCCTGCATCCCGTGCAGCGATGTTTTTAATTTCTTTAAAGCCAGCCGGATTCGGCTCTTGACAGTTCCAAGTGGAATGTCGCACATCTCAGCGATTGCTTCATGCGTATGGCCTTTAAAATAAAACAAGTTGATCATTTTTTGTTGTTCAGCTGAAAGATGCTGAACAGCCGTTTGGATCTGCTCCTGCTTTTCCGACCACTCCATTTGCTGGTCCACAGGTTTGTCATTGCTGACCATTTGAGCAGCCTCTTCGATCGGCACGCTAGGTTTTTTACGTTTCCGTATCAAGTCAATAGCCGTGTTTTGAGCCATTCTGAAAAGCCAGGAAGTAAATTTTCCTTTACTTTCGTCGTACACCCCTTTGCCGCGCCAAATTTTGATAAATACTTCTTGCAGCGCTTCCTCTGCCAGACCACGATCCTCCAGCATCTTATATAGAAATGAAAAAAGGATTTTTTCATAGCGGTCGTATAATTGTTCCAGCGCAGCTTTATCCTGTTTACTGACACGCAAGTATAAGCTTGTATCGGTACTTTTTTCCATCCCCTGTCTCCTTTATTACGTATTTCATCTTTCTAGCTTACTATACTTCCCGCTACAGGAAAATCTTTTCTTTTAATAGAATGTACTGATATGAAAAATATTTCGAGAAATGTAGTGCAGCTATTTCTTTCATTCCTCTTACATACAATACGTGTAAACCTGCCAAATAGTTCACTTTTACGTAAAAATGGGATTATAATTGTGGAAAGGGATAGAGTGACTGGAGGAGTCCGTATGATTTATAATATTACCGCTGCTACTGGAAATCTTGGCGTCAAAATCGTGGAACAGTTTTTAGATTATGTCGCTCCTGAAAACCTGGTGTTGACCGTGCGTAACCTGGATAAAGCTGCTCATTTCCAGAAAGGCATCGGTTTAAAACAAGCAAATTATCGATCTGAAGAAGCACTAGCCGCAGCTTTCAGCGGCACGGATGTTCTCATCTACATTCCAAGTCTAACGTTTCCAAGCATCGCGCGAATCATGGAATTCGAAAATGCCGTAATGGCTGCAGAAAAAACACGTATCAAACAATTTATTTTTATAGGATTTATGGCAGACCACGGGAATAACCCTTTTAAGATGAGCCCTTTTTTTGGCTATGTCCAGCGCAGACTAGCGTCTGGAAGTGTTCCATACACCTATATTCGAAACGGCATGTATTCCGACCCTTTGCCGCCTTATCTGCCGGAATTAGCCAGGCAAGGAAAAGTTCTTTATCCGGTAGCGGATCAACGGATTTCCTTTATTTCCAGAAAGGACTTGGCAAAAGCCATAGTACAAATTGCCGTTAGAGAACAGTTACACGGCAAAGAGTATACGCTGACCGGACCCAAAGCATGGTCAATGAATGAGCTTGCAGAACTGATGAGCCGAATCAGCGGTTCACCAATCGTCTATGATCCTCTTAGCAAGGAACAGTTCTCAGAGCTCTATGACGAACCCAAGGGCTTTGGACCGGTACTTGTCTCGTTGTATGAAGCGGCTTCTAAAGGCATGATGGGAGAAGTTACCGAAGATTTTGAGCGTATTACAGGAGAAAAAGCGGAAGATTTGTCCGTTTATATGGAACGCGAATATCGGAACTTGTTTTAATCGAATCAAAAAATCGAAAAGCTAATTTGGCTTTTCGGTTTTTCCAACTATATTCCCTAAATTAAATCGATTAAAATCCAGCAATCTAATAGAAGTGAAACACTGATGTTTTTCAACCTATTCTTATAGGCGTCGTGAATAGTTATCTGGTTTCCATTGCCAGTCCGGCGCATTTTTAACAGGCTGTTCTTGTTCCTTCTGATAAGCACCTGTTACCGAATCTTTCTGGTCAATCAGTTAGTCCAACGTGACTTTACCGACAATTTGCCCGCCATTTATTCCGGCGCCTAGACCGAGGTCGATAATCCAGTCTGCTTGTTTCATGACGTCTACGTCTTCAATGACGAGGACTGAATTTCCCAAGTCATGCAATTGCTTCAACACATCGACCAACCCCTTAGTATCTTACGGATCCAATCCGGCAGTTGGTTCATCTAATATATACAAGACTCCCGTCAAACTGGAACCCAGTATGGTTACCAGACGAAGGCGCTGTGCTTCACCGCCCGGATTGCCGCTCTATAGACAAGTAGCCAATACAGACACGGATGATCCGTTTGATTTTTTCAGCCAGTTCATAAACGAGGGATAAAGATACTGACTTGTCGTACGCTTCAAAGTTCTTTGATTTTCCCTCAATACATCCAGCGGAATATAGGAAACGTCAGAATTTGATTTTTCGGCGACTTTGACTTGGCGACTTTCTTCTTTCAGTTTGGTCCCTCGGCATTCTGGGCAGGTCTCTTGGAAGAAGAAATCCGCTTCTCCTGAGTTTCCGCATTTTTCTTGATACCGTCTCCGCATACCCGTCAAAACACCTTCAAATTTTCCTTTGGCAACAGTTTTAGGAGGCTGGGTTTTGGAAGAATGTATTATAAATCTTTCGCTTTCCACTCCATAAAACAGCAAATCCTTTTGTACAGCTTTCCAGTCTTTCACTGCCAGACTTTTATCGACAAAAAAGCCATAGTATTTGGCCGATGCGACGACGGAATTGCTATAATAATCGTTCATTGCGACATTCCAGATGGCCACTGCTCCATCATTTAAATTTCTTCAACATCCACCACCCCATCTATCCGGATCTCCAGCCTTTTTTCGAGTTCGGAGCAGGCTCTGCAAGCCCCTTCAATCGTATTAAATGAAAAATGATCTTTCTTTGAGTTGTTCACTTCAAAACCATAAGCTGAACAAGGGATCGTTTCACTTCTCTCATCCAGTTCTCGCGGCTTTCTGATCACTTGGTGACAATTTGGACACCGCCGCACACCCATTTTTTTATAAATAACCCGTAAATAGGTATACATATCTGTCACTGTCCCAACAGCAGACCGGGGATTGCGGCTGCTGGTCTGTTACCGGCCGGTGCCGATGGATGAAGACAGTCCCCTAATTGATTTCATTTTGGGTTTATTGATGAAGTGAGTGGTCAAGCCGTTCAATTCCATGTACTGACGCTGGTTTTCCTGTTGAATGATATCCAATACCAACGTCGATTTCCCTGATCCTGAAGAACCCGTAATCATCACGAATTGCTGTTTCGGAATCGCGACAGCAACATTTTTTAAGTTATTTTCAAAAGCTCCTCCAATGCGAATAAAGCCAGTCACATGCAGCGTTTTCTTTCTCCAATAGCTATCTATTGTATGGTGAGCAGCTAAAAAACACGAGGGTTTTGGCATTCAATTGTCAAAAAAAGCCCATCATAATGGGAAGTCACTTTCTGTATGTCCCAGCCTGATTGTTTCACTAGTCCAAGGGTATCACGGTTCAAATGACATCCGTCACAGAGCTTTTTCCAGATAGGTGTCAATGCCTCTTGGGTTTTCCCCATCATTTTTTGATCCATTTTGACATGTTCAAACAATAAAAACTTTGCGCCTGGCTTGCTGACCCTACGGATTTCCTGAAGTGCCAGCTCCGGATCCGGAATCGTGCAAAAAACCAAAGTCGCGACCACACTGTCAAAGCTATTGTCGACAAACGGTAGCTGTTCTGCTTTTGCTTGATAAAGATACATAGGGATTCTTAATTTTTTAATGCGTTTGACTGCCTGGTGGCCCATTGCCGGATTCGGTTCAATGGCATCGACCCGTTCGACGTTTTGGTAGTAGCGAAAGTTGGCGCCTGTTCCAAAACCGATTTCCAAAACCTTTCCTTGTGCTTTACGGACAAGGCCCGCACGAATCTTTTCGAAACGCATTTTTTCCAGCGGTTTCATTGCGGTGTCGTATATATGTGGAAACAATCCAGCCATTATAGCTCAACTCCTGTTCTCTATTATATCTGTTTGGTGTAGAATTCGACTCTTCTTTCCCATTTCCCTTGTTGTGGATCGAAATGCTCTGGCAAGCTTTTATCCCCTACGGATCTAACTTCCATAAAAACAAAACAGCTGGACTAATGTCATTGAACGACCCCTTTTTTATACACAAAAATGACGGCAACCTCAATGCTGAGGCTGCCGTCGCAGCGTTCTTTTACTTTTTTGTATTATTGACAAATGGTCCGTATTCACGGCGTTGCTGCTGAACCGAGAGCCATTTTAAAGTAGTAAATTCTTCTAGTACCCATTCTCCATTAAAGCGGCCAAGACCTGAATCTTTCTCTCCACCAAACGGCATATGCGCTTCGTCATTAACCGGCTGATCATTGACATGAATCATGCCCGTATGGATTTGATGTGCAATATTCGTGCCATGCTCAATATTTGCCGAATGGACGGCTCCGCTCAGTCCGTATGGATAAGCATTCGCCATTTCCACTACTTCTTCATCACTAGCGAACGGAATTAAAATCGCTACAGGACCGAAGATTTCATTTTCAGCAAGCGGCATGTTGTTGGTAACTCCTGTCAACACGGTAGGTTCCATTAAATTGCCGTCAGCCTTGCCGCCAAGGCGAACTTTTGCACCTTGTTCGACGCTAGCGTCGATTTCTTTGAGGATCCGGTCCACTTGATCACGGTTGATCAACGGACCGACTTGCGTATCTTTTTCAGCTGGATTACCAAATTTTAATTTGCCTGCACGAGCGATGAACTGCTCAGCGAATTTATCGTAAATATCCTGATGAACAAAAATGCGATTGATCGACATACAAATTTGTCCTTGATGATAAAATTTACCAAATAATGCAGAATCTACAGCTTGATCAACATTGGCGTCTTCTAGCACGATGAAATTATTATTACCGCCCAGTTCTAATGCCGTTTTTTTCAAAGCGCCACCAGCTAGTTCTCCGATATGCTTACCCACAGGTGTTGAGCCGGTAAAGGAAATCAAACGAGGTGTAGGATGCGTGACGATATCATCGCCAATTTCAGAGCCGCGTCCGACGACTACATTTAATAAACCTTTAGGCAATCCAGCTGCTTCGAAAATGCTGGCGAACAGTAATCCGCCAGTTACCGGTGTGTCTGTTGCTGGTTTAATGACTACAGCGTTGCCTGTTGCGAGTGCTGGTGCAATGGAACGAATTGCCAAGTGGAACGGGAAATTCCAAGGGCTAATGATACCGATGACACCCAATGCATTGCGGTAGACCC
This window harbors:
- a CDS encoding class I SAM-dependent methyltransferase, whose amino-acid sequence is MAGLFPHIYDTAMKPLEKMRFEKIRAGLVRKAQGKVLEIGFGTGANFRYYQNVERVDAIEPNPAMGHQAVKRIKKLRIPMYLYQAKAEQLPFVDNSFDSVVATLVFCTIPDPELALQEIRRVSKPGAKFLLFEHVKMDQKMMGKTQEALTPIWKKLCDGCHLNRDTLGLVKQSGWDIQKVTSHYDGLFLTIECQNPRVF
- a CDS encoding Type 1 glutamine amidotransferase-like domain-containing protein → MCRILLTSNGFGTEQIKQKFLMLLPKPASAIKAVIITTASPEKEASKSAVKAKQDLIEMGVVHVTFFDFEYESPKALGSYDAVFLNGGNPFQLLYWLKKSGGSEIMNELAQQKTVFVGASAGAMVLGGSIEVAGFFKPELNTLKLADFNALGLTEKLLFPHYDREDLFPDGIGRTIEQRIKRFELDKNETVVRLKDHEYLSIN
- a CDS encoding NmrA family NAD(P)-binding protein, encoding MIYNITAATGNLGVKIVEQFLDYVAPENLVLTVRNLDKAAHFQKGIGLKQANYRSEEALAAAFSGTDVLIYIPSLTFPSIARIMEFENAVMAAEKTRIKQFIFIGFMADHGNNPFKMSPFFGYVQRRLASGSVPYTYIRNGMYSDPLPPYLPELARQGKVLYPVADQRISFISRKDLAKAIVQIAVREQLHGKEYTLTGPKAWSMNELAELMSRISGSPIVYDPLSKEQFSELYDEPKGFGPVLVSLYEAASKGMMGEVTEDFERITGEKAEDLSVYMEREYRNLF
- a CDS encoding gluzincin family metallopeptidase; this encodes MNRGFIIGPMIFGMFHLVPTDGNWKMILVHENSRYQSHIFSNQHSLLITRMPSWFEEGIADYFTSESSGWYNLGDIRLIDFHDLDSQQDFDTSATDVYDSYAQSFLTVESLVEAHGQDIIPDLLMSRSTNIYCKKTEYSICIGIEEYKATFLEQMIVQ
- a CDS encoding RNA polymerase sigma factor, with translation MEKSTDTSLYLRVSKQDKAALEQLYDRYEKILFSFLYKMLEDRGLAEEALQEVFIKIWRGKGVYDESKGKFTSWLFRMAQNTAIDLIRKRKKPSVPIEEAAQMVSNDKPVDQQMEWSEKQEQIQTAVQHLSAEQQKMINLFYFKGHTHEAIAEMCDIPLGTVKSRIRLALKKLKTSLHGMQERGAYDD
- a CDS encoding aldehyde dehydrogenase family protein, which produces MKTDYSKIYINGEWISGSSDSQMKNTNPFTGEELVTTQVADKSDLDAAYKAAAEAQVEWAKELPQNKRAVIEKALEVMQENKELIIDWLVKEAGSTVTKATVEFGASMNILKEAATFPYRMEGKILPSQQAGKENRVYRNALGVIGIISPWNFPFHLAIRSIAPALATGNAVVIKPATDTPVTGGLLFASIFEAAGLPKGLLNVVVGRGSEIGDDIVTHPTPRLISFTGSTPVGKHIGELAGGALKKTALELGGNNNFIVLEDANVDQAVDSALFGKFYHQGQICMSINRIFVHQDIYDKFAEQFIARAGKLKFGNPAEKDTQVGPLINRDQVDRILKEIDASVEQGAKVRLGGKADGNLMEPTVLTGVTNNMPLAENEIFGPVAILIPFASDEEVVEMANAYPYGLSGAVHSANIEHGTNIAHQIHTGMIHVNDQPVNDEAHMPFGGEKDSGLGRFNGEWVLEEFTTLKWLSVQQQRREYGPFVNNTKK
- a CDS encoding anti-sigma factor, yielding MMTNMDCDRLVDYLNGTLSADEIQQFEQHLKTCTECQEMIEVTGELPYLADPVEPPADMKVRILSNVFEEIPEQNNPPAALKPTMSPIPLHKKKSKANIWKPLIAAVLLVSLLGNGYAFQQLSDQDDALETAIKSFELQPNETFSGTATAALIEEEGLLNLVVQADQLAELDASQVYQVWLIKDGQPIPAGAFSPNPNGEGASYYQLEENTEEWDTIAITLEPETGNETPEGEIVLSSEI
- a CDS encoding ATP-binding cassette domain-containing protein, encoding MTGFIRIGGAFENNLKNVAVAIPKQQFVMITGSSGSGKSTLVLDIIQQENQRQYMELNGLTTHFINKPKMKSIRGLSSSIGTGR
- a CDS encoding copper amine oxidase, with the protein product MKLNKVLLALPLSLSLLVPTAALADSHGHSTPTSESAMEASTMTPAAELRIALDTTLTEHAFLAVEAMRKGVDGAEDFDQASGALLANADDLSAAVGSVYGDEGAAQFDEIWKSHIGYFVDYVTATAEDNQEGKDQALAELEEYKVEQSKFFDTATDGLLPAAAVQEGLDVHVDQLIMAFDAYVAGDFEQAYSLERESIQHMSMFAESLSIAITTQFPEKFENTNPDTPAIDLRATLNTTFTEHAGLAAMAMQDGADGAESFDQASAALLANADDLSAAVGSVYGEEAGAQFEETWKSHIGYFVDYVVATGEENAEGQEQARAELDQYILDQAAFLDSATEGRVPADALEEGLTAHVEQLLTAFDSYVAGDYETAYSSIREAYAHMQMPAAGLSAAIVDQFPEEFGATEMPSEMPKTGMGGTADTGSFPFMWVLAGLMLAALTTVVAVRTRKQ